The Dyadobacter sp. 676 DNA window CACCTGTCCCGCCAGCAGGACCTGGTAAATAACACCCCCGGAAGTGAATACTATAATGCCGTTCAATACCAAAGCCGCAACCATGAGAAACGGAGTAACCGTCCAGCGCAACACGCGATGGCTAATGAACTGGAACGAGAGCAACGGGTTACTGAACGGGTTCATGAGTTTTTTCAGCCTGAGGATCGACTGAATGCCGCCGGCCGCAATGCGCACTTTCCGTTTCAATTCCTCCTTAATGTTCTCCGATGAAAGCTCCGACGCATAGGCATCCGGTTCATATACGATACGATAACCCTTTTCTGCGATGAGCATGGAAATCATGAAGTCGTCCAGGATCGTATCCCGCTCTACCGGCCGGTAGAGCGATCGCCTCACGCTGAACAACTCTCCCGCCGCTCCCACCACCGAATACAGCTCAGAGTCCCACTTTTTCAATGTCGATTCGTATTTCCAATAAAAACCCTCACCGGCAGTCGCATCCGAAAGCGTGTCGTGCATTACCCGTTTTTCACCCGACACCGCTCCTACCCGCGGGTCGGCGTAGTGCCTGGCGATGAGCAGCAATGCGTCCTTGATGAGAAGCGTATTGGCGTCCGTAAATACCACCACTTCGGTATCCACTTCGTCCATTGCGCGGTGCATGGCGAGGATTTTCCCGCTTCGCACAGGCGTATGCATGAGCCTGATCCCGGGATATTTAGCCACGAGTTCGGGGGGTACGGTCGGAAGATCCGTCGGTGACGAACAGCAATCTGAGTCTGCCCGCCGGGTACGCCAGACCAAGCGTATTGACGATTTTCTCTTCAATGATGTCCTCCTCGTTGTAAGCGGCGATTACCAGCGTGAGTGTCGGAAAATCCCCGGCCGTTTCCGGCACCCGTCTTTTGCCTTTGAATACCCTGCGAATGCGCACCAGCACATACAGCACGATGCCGTAACCGAGGAACGTATAGAAAACGATGAACAGGCTGAGCCAGAAAAGTATCTTCATAAATCAGCGGGGCAATGGAAAGCCGGGGTTTTCGCTATCGGGTTTATTTCTGAAATGCCAGGCAATGGCCCTGAACAGTACCGGAATGAAATGGTATTCCCTGTTTTTGATATACCGAATGACATTCCTCGGCACAACGGCCAGCATAAAATAGCAGCAGAAGACGAAGAACGTGCGGCCCGGCGCATTTCTGCGGATAAACAGAATGCGGTTCCGGTTCATAAAAAACTCTTTCAGGGCGGTACGCTTGCCCACCGACACCGATTCCTTGTGGTAAATCAATGCGTCGGGGTTAACATGGATTTCGTAGCCCGCTTTCCTGACGCGCTCGCACCAGTCGAGCTCTTCGTAGTAAAGGAAATAGTTTTCGGCCATTCCACCGGCCTTCTGCCAGGCATCGCGGCTGATCATCATGGCTGCCCCGTGCGCGTAGCCGGTCGGGCCGGTAAGGGCATCGTATTGCCCGCGGTCCTGCTCGAACTGCCCGATACATGCGTTTCGGCATGTGTAGTAATCCATAGGGGTATATCCGGTATATTGCAGCATTCCGGGCTGGTCGAAATAGTGGATTTTCGGTGAAATTATACCGATTCCGGGATTGGCCTCCATCGAGCTCACAAGCTTGCCGATGAGGTCGGCGGTCACTTCGGTGTCGTTGTTGATCAGGAAAAGGTAATCGCCCGTTGCCCGCGCCATGCCGATGTTGTTGCCGCCCGCGAAGCCCGTATTTAACTCCGACCTGATGAATGTCATGCCCGGATAACGCTTCTCCCAATCCGGCACAGGATTTACTCTGCTGCCATTATCGACCACGATGATTTCCAGATCGGGATAAGCATTGACTCCCGCCAGCGATCTCAGCAAGTCCTCGGTAACCTCCGGCTGGTTGAAATTCACCGTCACGATGGAAACTTTTTTCATGCACACTAACAGGCCGGTAAAGCGCCGAAATGAACGAATATTTTAATTGATTTGTAGAATTATTTCAAATTTAACAATAAAACCATAGCTTTAACCGAAATCCGGGGTTACCTGCCCGTTTTTGTAAAAAACATTTCCGAAAGCATTCCCGACGGCCTCCCGGTCGGCAAACGATTTCCCAGCGTGAAACTCAACCGTCTGCTCAACGACCCCGAACCCGGCGACAACCGGCCCGGTCCGCAAGGACAGGACCTGGTGCGCGTGGAAAAGAAGGTAGCGGAACTGATAGAAGTGATAGAGCAGGCTGGCATCGACGCGCACCATTCGCGGCAATACCAGCGACGGATCGCGGATGCGTTCCAGCGCTCGTCCGAAACCCGGAAAAGGATCGCGCCGTTCAGGGAATTCGATCAGGATAATAATCTTTCCCGGGAGGAGCTGCTCGAAGGCCTGGAAAAACTGCTGGCCGAGCACCGGATCGATAGCCGGATGAACGCCCCCAAACGGGGGAAAATCGTACAAAAAGGCCTGATGTTCGTTATCGCGATTCTTTTGATCGTTTCCGGGTTTGCGATGATCATCATGCCCGCCCCGCCCAGTTTCGAGCTTTTCACGGTATATTACTTCAATGTCGACGACGGTGTAACGATTATGGACCTCGTGTCACTGCTGGTCATATTCGGTGGCGTGCTCATGTTTGTATTAAATTTCAACTGGAAATGACCAGTTTCCCCGACCCGCCGGCCACCGTCAAGAAGATCCTGCTCGTAGAGGACAACCTGCTGTTCCGCAAGGTGGTGGAAAATGCGCTGGTAAAAGCGGGGTACATTTGCGTCCTGAGCGAATCTGCGACCAAAGCCCTGGAACTACTGCACGAAGAAACGCCCGATC harbors:
- a CDS encoding glycosyltransferase family 2 protein; protein product: MKKVSIVTVNFNQPEVTEDLLRSLAGVNAYPDLEIIVVDNGSRVNPVPDWEKRYPGMTFIRSELNTGFAGGNNIGMARATGDYLFLINNDTEVTADLIGKLVSSMEANPGIGIISPKIHYFDQPGMLQYTGYTPMDYYTCRNACIGQFEQDRGQYDALTGPTGYAHGAAMMISRDAWQKAGGMAENYFLYYEELDWCERVRKAGYEIHVNPDALIYHKESVSVGKRTALKEFFMNRNRILFIRRNAPGRTFFVFCCYFMLAVVPRNVIRYIKNREYHFIPVLFRAIAWHFRNKPDSENPGFPLPR